The following coding sequences lie in one Rhizobium leguminosarum genomic window:
- a CDS encoding Mu transposase C-terminal domain-containing protein, with protein sequence MARRVASELDKIIDGGGPRQVALTRAAAELRLTTRQIYNLLRRYRADRTVTALLPRAAASRRKRLPEQVEEIIGTTLRERWLTLEPTPLAPVVDEIRARCEEAGLPVPSYVTVARRIPVLFSPEEIAKKRSANPKHLLRLKPRPGYIHAPHPLAACQIDHTPTDINFVEVVDGAGVFVGRPYLTIITDVATRSILGFCLTLEKPSVLSVALCLAHAICPKDAWLEARNLNHAWPMFGRPRLLVTDSAMEFKGYAFQRGCDDYGIRIRYRDRGRVHQGGVVERLLGKLNAVLATYPGSSGRSVAHRDEYPSKRRACLNFADLERCIALAVIDHNLQENSKTLKVPLTEWQRNSAELPDFGDDPQRVLLSFLPGTERRLSPQGISMFAIHYYSPWLGTLVPERDRIEKLEVRYDPRDISHIYIRDPETRRFRPVERRDGQPMPLTLWEHAAERARRRAINQRSNVEKVAFRREITAIADTAKSSKRRLRDTVRNAYAAAAEKPYAVMQPPAPPPTSHPPRQKNRMPVEDW encoded by the coding sequence ATGGCACGTCGCGTCGCCAGCGAATTGGACAAGATCATCGATGGCGGCGGCCCAAGACAGGTTGCCCTTACACGCGCCGCGGCTGAACTGCGGCTGACCACACGGCAAATCTACAATCTCCTTAGGCGCTATCGCGCCGATCGCACGGTGACCGCCTTGCTGCCTCGCGCCGCGGCCAGTCGCCGCAAACGGCTGCCGGAACAGGTGGAGGAAATCATCGGCACGACACTCCGCGAGCGATGGCTGACGCTCGAACCGACCCCACTTGCTCCCGTGGTCGATGAGATCCGCGCGCGATGCGAGGAAGCTGGCCTTCCCGTGCCGTCTTATGTGACAGTAGCCCGGCGCATACCGGTGTTGTTTTCGCCTGAAGAGATCGCGAAGAAGCGATCAGCCAATCCAAAGCACCTGCTGCGGCTAAAACCACGACCCGGCTACATCCACGCGCCGCACCCACTCGCCGCGTGCCAAATCGACCATACGCCCACCGACATCAATTTCGTGGAGGTGGTCGACGGCGCCGGTGTGTTCGTCGGCCGCCCCTATTTGACGATTATCACCGACGTGGCGACACGATCCATTCTCGGCTTCTGCCTCACGTTGGAAAAGCCATCGGTTCTGTCCGTCGCGCTTTGTCTCGCCCACGCGATCTGCCCGAAAGATGCCTGGCTCGAAGCCCGCAATCTCAACCATGCCTGGCCGATGTTCGGTCGACCACGGCTGCTCGTCACGGACTCGGCGATGGAGTTCAAGGGATACGCCTTCCAGCGCGGCTGTGACGACTATGGGATCCGGATCCGTTATCGCGATCGCGGCCGCGTCCATCAAGGCGGGGTGGTTGAGCGGCTGCTGGGAAAGCTCAATGCGGTTCTCGCCACCTACCCCGGTTCGTCGGGACGCTCGGTCGCCCACCGCGACGAATATCCGTCCAAGCGGCGCGCCTGCCTGAACTTTGCCGATCTGGAGCGTTGTATCGCGCTCGCAGTCATCGATCACAATCTCCAGGAAAATTCCAAAACCCTGAAGGTGCCGCTGACTGAATGGCAACGGAACAGTGCCGAACTGCCGGACTTTGGCGATGATCCGCAGCGCGTGCTGCTGTCGTTTCTGCCGGGGACGGAAAGACGACTGTCGCCGCAAGGCATCAGCATGTTCGCTATACACTATTATTCGCCGTGGCTGGGCACCCTCGTTCCCGAGCGTGACCGGATCGAAAAGCTCGAGGTGCGATACGATCCCCGCGACATCAGTCATATCTACATCCGCGACCCGGAAACCCGTCGGTTTCGGCCGGTCGAACGACGCGACGGTCAGCCGATGCCGCTGACGTTATGGGAACACGCGGCAGAGCGCGCCCGTCGGCGCGCGATCAATCAACGCTCAAATGTCGAGAAGGTGGCGTTTCGCCGCGAGATCACAGCCATAGCGGATACTGCAAAGTCTTCGAAGCGCCGGCTGCGCGACACCGTGCGCAATGCCTATGCCGCTGCGGCGGAAAAGCCCTATGCGGTCATGCAGCCGCCGGCGCCTCCTCCCACATCACATCCCCCGCGCCAGAAGAACCGGATGCCGGTGGAGGATTGGTAG
- a CDS encoding DUF2513 domain-containing protein: MNKKRDMDLIRSILLDIENGKDWFETTSDDTADALGIDGTGLSEADTERLEYHLTLLENGGFAEFTKTGEGWIPERLTWKGHDFADSVRDEEIWRRTKEGANAAKGFTVDLLGALAKGFVKKQIEDRTGIALDL; the protein is encoded by the coding sequence ATGAACAAAAAACGAGACATGGACCTCATTCGGTCCATTCTGCTTGACATCGAAAATGGCAAGGACTGGTTCGAGACCACTTCCGATGACACCGCTGACGCGCTCGGCATCGATGGCACTGGCTTGAGCGAAGCCGATACCGAGCGCCTAGAATATCACCTTACCCTTTTGGAGAATGGTGGTTTTGCTGAGTTCACGAAGACCGGTGAGGGCTGGATTCCCGAACGGCTTACCTGGAAGGGACATGACTTCGCCGACAGCGTGCGCGATGAGGAAATCTGGCGTCGGACAAAAGAGGGAGCCAATGCTGCCAAGGGTTTCACCGTTGACCTCTTGGGTGCGCTTGCGAAGGGGTTTGTGAAAAAGCAAATCGAAGATCGTACCGGCATTGCACTCGATCTCTAG
- a CDS encoding IS481 family transposase has protein sequence MGQVLHGSATTTEAIRRAIQNSEESLRALSKRYGVNQKTIAKWKRRTSLADLPTGPKDPHSTILSLEEEAVIVAFRRHTLLPLDDCLYALQPTIPHLTRSSLHRCLQRHGISRLPEVKGDKEPKKKFKSYPIGYFHVDIAEVQTAEGKLYLFVAIDRTSKFAFAELYAKAGKMNAAQFLRNLIAAVPYTIHTILTDNGIQFTNRACDQNAFQHIFDRVCEEYEIEHRLTKVKHPWTNGQVERMNRTIKEATVKRFHYDDHAQLKKHLADFIDAYNFGRRLKTLKGLTPYEFICKRWTSEPDRFIIDPIHQMPGLNT, from the coding sequence ATGGGCCAGGTTCTACACGGGAGCGCCACAACGACAGAGGCAATCCGTCGAGCAATACAAAATAGTGAAGAGAGCCTGAGAGCGCTTTCAAAGCGGTATGGGGTCAATCAGAAGACAATAGCCAAATGGAAGAGACGGACATCATTGGCCGATCTTCCGACAGGCCCGAAGGACCCGCATTCGACAATCCTCTCCCTTGAAGAAGAAGCCGTCATCGTCGCCTTTCGCAGGCATACATTGCTGCCTCTTGATGACTGCCTCTATGCCCTTCAACCGACGATCCCGCATCTGACACGTTCGTCCCTGCACAGGTGTCTGCAGCGCCACGGCATTTCACGCCTGCCGGAAGTGAAAGGCGACAAAGAACCGAAGAAAAAGTTCAAAAGCTACCCGATCGGCTACTTCCACGTCGATATTGCCGAGGTGCAGACGGCTGAGGGCAAGCTCTATCTCTTCGTGGCGATTGATCGCACGTCCAAGTTCGCCTTCGCTGAGCTCTATGCCAAAGCTGGCAAGATGAATGCCGCCCAGTTCCTGCGCAACCTGATCGCGGCGGTGCCCTACACCATCCATACTATCCTGACCGATAATGGCATCCAGTTCACCAACCGGGCCTGTGACCAAAATGCCTTCCAGCACATCTTCGACCGAGTCTGTGAGGAATACGAGATCGAGCATCGCCTGACAAAGGTTAAGCACCCATGGACCAATGGGCAGGTCGAGCGGATGAACCGGACGATCAAGGAAGCGACTGTCAAGCGCTTCCACTACGACGATCACGCACAACTGAAAAAGCATCTCGCCGACTTCATCGACGCCTACAATTTTGGGCGCAGGCTCAAGACACTAAAGGGCCTCACCCCCTACGAGTTCATCTGCAAAAGGTGGACTTCCGAGCCAGATCGATTCATCATCGATCCTATCCATCAAATGCCGGGACTAAACACCTAG
- a CDS encoding GNAT family N-acetyltransferase, producing MGSFHVLPAAANDILPWLALANEVEYLFGPMLEFDAIPARKVMEKRAYCVSSSANRLAGAMLLGGSDSGYWIRWLAVSSASRGRGIGTALVTTALKAFPPRSSVYVDTFVDDTLDGRAARRLYERSGFTPLSVVCDGGVQRLRYFRETPSDRKEDYGSEANLLSHKS from the coding sequence ATGGGCAGTTTTCACGTCCTTCCAGCAGCGGCGAACGACATTCTACCGTGGCTGGCGCTTGCCAACGAGGTCGAATACCTCTTCGGACCCATGCTGGAATTCGACGCAATTCCAGCGCGGAAAGTTATGGAAAAGCGCGCATATTGTGTTAGTTCCTCCGCCAATAGGCTTGCGGGCGCAATGTTGCTCGGCGGATCGGATAGCGGATACTGGATAAGATGGTTGGCGGTAAGCTCAGCCTCTCGCGGACGCGGGATAGGCACGGCTCTGGTTACGACGGCGTTGAAAGCATTCCCGCCGCGATCCTCGGTTTATGTTGATACGTTCGTAGATGACACATTAGACGGTAGAGCCGCGCGTCGCCTCTATGAGCGTTCGGGTTTTACGCCACTTTCCGTTGTTTGTGACGGGGGCGTGCAGCGTTTGAGGTATTTTCGAGAAACCCCGTCTGATCGGAAAGAGGATTACGGTAGCGAAGCGAACTTATTGTCGCACAAATCCTAG
- the tnpA gene encoding IS66-like element accessory protein TnpA, producing the protein MDVYKDNCRPDVSRLDIIELGRRREFTDAARLRIVEESYSAPRLGSATARKYGLSRSLLNTWRRAYREGRLAGSDFDGFVPALVVPESPVPTPVSPSLSADGRMEVLSANGRRVIVDRNVDVDALPRIIQGLEALR; encoded by the coding sequence ATGGACGTATATAAGGACAATTGCCGGCCAGATGTGAGCCGGTTAGACATCATCGAGCTTGGTCGGCGGCGCGAATTTACGGATGCGGCGCGGCTGCGGATTGTCGAGGAAAGCTACTCAGCTCCGCGACTTGGGTCAGCGACGGCGCGCAAATACGGGCTTTCGCGCTCGCTGTTGAATACGTGGCGGCGCGCATATCGGGAAGGTCGGCTTGCCGGCAGTGATTTTGATGGCTTCGTGCCTGCGCTTGTCGTGCCGGAGTCGCCCGTGCCGACGCCTGTCTCGCCAAGTTTGTCGGCGGACGGGCGCATGGAGGTACTTAGCGCAAATGGGCGTCGCGTCATTGTCGACCGCAATGTCGACGTCGATGCCTTGCCGCGCATCATCCAGGGTCTTGAGGCTCTGCGATGA
- a CDS encoding cysteine desulfurase-like protein — MLFPIDAVRANFAALNSDQSTIYLDNPAGTLVPKCVIDAVATAMATASNNLGGFFRASLRADDVVNTAHSTAAQMLGAASADEIIIGANMTSLTFHLSRSIGLLMKAGDEIILTRMDHEGDVAPWLMMARDHDLVVKWLDVNRDSWRLEADDLALLLSERTAFVALNFASNVTGSINDIAVLVKCAKSVGALVYVDAVQYVPHRLPDVAALNCDFLACSSYKFYGPHLGIVWGRLDLLERMEAYKCRSVPNVLPIKFETGTPQTELQAGLTATGSYLASLGSEGSTLRERMLSGYAAFNAYEDDLTRRLIDGLKSFRGVTIHGIANLNEIEHRVPTVSFTHDRVSSHDIARELANKDICIWSGNNYALGLMQHIGLDEQEGVVRFGIAHYNTAAEIDQALAAVDRVLR, encoded by the coding sequence ATGTTATTTCCAATTGATGCTGTTCGCGCGAACTTCGCAGCGCTCAACTCAGATCAGTCGACAATCTACCTGGATAATCCAGCAGGAACTCTGGTTCCGAAATGTGTTATCGACGCCGTCGCAACGGCGATGGCAACAGCGAGCAATAACCTCGGAGGGTTCTTTCGGGCGTCGCTTCGCGCGGACGACGTCGTCAACACCGCTCATTCGACCGCGGCACAAATGTTGGGAGCCGCTTCGGCGGACGAAATCATCATCGGCGCCAACATGACGAGTTTAACGTTTCACCTGTCCAGGTCCATTGGGCTGCTGATGAAAGCCGGCGACGAAATCATTTTGACTCGAATGGACCATGAAGGCGACGTAGCTCCATGGCTGATGATGGCCAGAGACCACGACCTTGTCGTCAAATGGCTCGATGTCAATCGCGACAGCTGGAGGCTTGAGGCCGATGATCTGGCATTGCTTCTTTCAGAGCGTACGGCCTTTGTCGCCCTGAATTTCGCGAGCAACGTGACCGGATCGATCAATGACATTGCAGTGCTCGTCAAGTGTGCCAAGTCGGTCGGCGCTCTCGTATACGTCGATGCCGTCCAGTATGTTCCCCATCGCCTCCCGGACGTGGCAGCGTTGAACTGCGATTTCCTCGCCTGTTCATCCTACAAGTTCTACGGCCCCCATCTGGGTATCGTCTGGGGTCGCCTTGACCTGTTGGAACGAATGGAAGCCTACAAATGCAGAAGCGTGCCCAATGTGCTGCCCATCAAGTTCGAAACCGGGACGCCTCAAACGGAGCTTCAGGCTGGGCTGACTGCTACGGGCAGCTATCTTGCAAGCCTGGGCAGTGAAGGCTCGACGCTGCGTGAGAGAATGCTTTCGGGTTATGCGGCATTCAACGCCTATGAAGACGATCTCACTCGGCGGCTTATCGACGGCTTGAAGTCTTTCCGGGGCGTGACGATCCACGGCATCGCGAATCTGAACGAAATCGAGCACCGGGTGCCGACGGTGTCCTTCACCCACGATCGTGTTTCCAGCCACGACATTGCACGGGAGCTGGCGAATAAGGACATATGCATCTGGTCGGGAAACAACTATGCGCTCGGATTGATGCAGCATATCGGTCTGGACGAGCAGGAAGGCGTCGTGCGCTTCGGCATCGCGCACTACAATACAGCCGCAGAGATCGACCAAGCGCTCGCCGCGGTCGACAGAGTGCTTCGGTGA
- a CDS encoding aldehyde dehydrogenase family protein, whose translation MYDKRKFYVDGQWVDPLKANDFQVVNPATENPIAVISMGSTSDIDRAVAAAKRSFASYSETTIDERIWLLEKLLLIYKNRYNEMAQLITLELGAPITMSIEQQTHVGVGHLHGFIDALKNHKSCEVLPNGDTVRREPIGVCGLITPWNWPINQIALKVVPALAAGCTCVLKPSEFTPLNAMLYAEMIHEAGFPAGSFNLVTGEGAECGSALSRHKDIDMMSFTGSTRAGIAVSKDSADTVKRVTLELGGKSPNLVFADSDYEELVPATIRECFNNSGQSCDAPTRMLVERSIYDKVLGIAENIGLETKVGDPQSEGVHIGPLVSHIQFDRVQALIQAGIDEGARLLVGGVGKPQGFEVGYFAKPTIFADVDNSMRIAREEVFGPVLAIMPFDAEDEAIIVANDTPYGLAAYVQTGDADRAERVSARLRAGMVHINGAPHRYGSPFGGFKQSGNGREGGAFGLEDFLEIKTIHRPSAA comes from the coding sequence ATGTACGACAAGCGCAAATTCTACGTAGACGGCCAGTGGGTGGACCCCCTGAAGGCCAATGACTTCCAGGTTGTCAATCCAGCTACCGAAAACCCGATTGCAGTCATTTCCATGGGATCGACCTCAGACATCGACCGCGCAGTCGCTGCAGCAAAAAGATCGTTCGCGAGTTATAGCGAAACAACGATCGATGAGCGGATTTGGCTCTTGGAAAAGCTTCTGTTGATCTACAAGAACCGCTACAACGAGATGGCCCAGCTCATCACTCTCGAGCTCGGCGCACCAATCACCATGAGCATTGAGCAGCAAACCCACGTTGGTGTCGGACATCTTCACGGTTTTATTGACGCCCTCAAGAATCACAAGAGCTGTGAAGTTCTGCCGAACGGAGATACCGTGAGGAGAGAACCGATCGGGGTCTGCGGCCTAATCACTCCATGGAATTGGCCCATCAATCAGATCGCCCTCAAGGTCGTTCCGGCATTGGCCGCAGGTTGCACATGCGTACTGAAACCGTCGGAATTCACTCCGCTTAACGCGATGCTCTACGCCGAGATGATCCATGAGGCAGGCTTTCCGGCCGGCTCGTTCAATCTTGTCACCGGCGAAGGTGCCGAATGCGGCTCCGCATTGTCGAGGCATAAAGACATCGACATGATGTCCTTTACGGGCTCAACGCGAGCGGGAATTGCAGTAAGCAAGGATTCCGCTGATACGGTCAAACGCGTTACCCTGGAACTTGGCGGAAAGTCGCCCAACCTGGTTTTCGCCGATTCCGACTACGAAGAGCTGGTTCCGGCAACCATCCGCGAATGCTTCAACAATTCGGGTCAATCATGCGACGCCCCGACGCGCATGCTCGTGGAACGCTCGATATACGACAAGGTGTTGGGTATCGCTGAGAACATCGGGCTTGAAACTAAGGTCGGCGACCCGCAGAGCGAAGGCGTCCACATTGGGCCCCTCGTGTCCCACATCCAGTTTGATCGTGTTCAGGCTCTGATACAGGCGGGTATCGATGAAGGCGCCAGACTGCTTGTAGGAGGTGTAGGAAAACCCCAAGGATTCGAGGTCGGCTATTTCGCGAAGCCAACGATTTTCGCGGACGTCGACAATTCCATGCGAATTGCGCGAGAAGAGGTCTTTGGCCCGGTGTTGGCGATCATGCCGTTCGATGCCGAAGACGAAGCCATTATCGTTGCCAATGACACTCCCTATGGTCTCGCCGCATACGTTCAAACGGGCGACGCAGATCGAGCAGAGCGTGTTTCTGCGCGCCTTCGAGCCGGAATGGTTCATATCAACGGGGCGCCCCACCGCTACGGCAGTCCGTTCGGAGGCTTCAAACAATCCGGCAATGGCCGCGAAGGTGGGGCATTCGGACTTGAGGATTTTCTGGAAATCAAGACGATTCATCGCCCAAGCGCTGCTTAA
- a CDS encoding M20 aminoacylase family protein codes for MEIQQILPELVAIRHQLHSFPEIGLSEVETPELIARTLASWGIEVERGLGKTGLVGQISRGSGTRSVGLRADFDALAIVEETGLPYASRRRGVMHACGHDGHVAMLLGAAWLLSQRSGLNGRINLIFQPAEENFGGAKLMIDDGLFDRFPCDRIFALHNLPGLEVGAFATRKGAIAASADVVKLTVRGKGGHGAMPEATVDPIIAGASIAMALQTLVSRGVEACDAAVLTIGSFHGGVSSTIIPDSAELLISIRATRPDTRALLCSRVEQIATMQAASFGADVKFEWDLGYPATVNDDKSVELVRQTITARSGSPAFRFLDEPKMFSEDFSFMLEKVPGAYVLVGNGDSSALHTSTYDFNDACIGHGGTYLADIAALSLSS; via the coding sequence CCAGAGCTGGTTGCTATTCGTCACCAACTTCACTCGTTTCCGGAGATTGGTCTATCCGAGGTCGAGACTCCTGAGTTGATCGCCCGGACGCTGGCGTCTTGGGGTATCGAAGTCGAACGAGGACTCGGGAAAACCGGACTGGTTGGCCAGATTTCGCGCGGCTCCGGGACGCGTTCCGTCGGGTTGCGTGCAGACTTCGATGCACTTGCGATTGTCGAGGAAACAGGCCTCCCGTACGCCAGTCGTAGACGTGGTGTAATGCATGCATGCGGCCACGACGGGCATGTGGCCATGCTGCTCGGCGCCGCGTGGCTCCTTTCACAACGGTCTGGTCTCAACGGGCGGATTAACTTGATCTTCCAGCCTGCGGAGGAAAACTTCGGTGGCGCAAAGCTGATGATCGATGACGGGCTGTTCGACCGGTTTCCCTGCGATCGAATCTTTGCTCTTCATAACCTTCCCGGCCTTGAGGTCGGAGCGTTCGCAACCCGTAAGGGCGCGATCGCGGCATCGGCCGATGTCGTCAAACTTACGGTTCGAGGAAAAGGCGGTCACGGAGCGATGCCCGAGGCCACAGTCGACCCGATAATCGCCGGTGCCAGCATAGCGATGGCCTTGCAGACGCTGGTCTCCAGAGGGGTCGAGGCTTGCGACGCCGCCGTTCTGACAATCGGCTCCTTTCATGGAGGGGTGTCCAGTACGATAATTCCGGACTCTGCGGAATTGTTAATCAGCATTCGTGCTACGAGACCAGACACGCGCGCGCTGCTCTGCTCGCGGGTGGAGCAGATTGCCACAATGCAAGCGGCCAGCTTCGGAGCGGACGTCAAGTTCGAATGGGATCTCGGTTACCCTGCAACCGTAAATGATGACAAGTCTGTTGAACTCGTCAGGCAGACGATTACCGCCCGGAGCGGGTCACCGGCATTTCGGTTTCTCGACGAGCCGAAGATGTTTAGCGAAGACTTCTCGTTTATGCTCGAAAAGGTTCCAGGCGCTTATGTGCTGGTTGGCAACGGTGACAGTTCAGCTCTGCACACCTCGACCTACGATTTCAACGATGCGTGCATAGGGCACGGAGGGACCTATCTCGCTGACATAGCCGCACTAAGCCTCTCCTCCTAG